In Pseudomonas sp. Leaf58, one DNA window encodes the following:
- a CDS encoding MBL fold metallo-hydrolase produces MRFAVLGSGSQGNGTLIASGDTFILVDCGFSLRETERRLALLGVSAAQLSAVLVTHEHADHVHGVGLLSRRYNVPVYLSQGTLRGMRKPVEVAGFLACGESLAIGNLQVTAARVEHDAYEPLQYVVSDGQRRFGMLTDLGSYDTLLLQRYQGLDALLIEANHCRDLLARGHYPAFLKRRVGGMQGHLNNHQAARLVHELGWSNLQHLVLAHLSSKNNLPHLARQCFVDTLGCDPDWLQVANQEHGLDWREIA; encoded by the coding sequence GTGCGCTTCGCGGTACTTGGAAGCGGCAGCCAGGGAAACGGCACGCTAATCGCCAGTGGTGACACGTTCATCCTGGTCGATTGCGGGTTTTCCCTGCGCGAGACCGAGCGGCGCCTGGCGCTGCTCGGTGTGTCGGCGGCCCAGCTCAGTGCGGTATTGGTCACCCACGAACATGCCGACCACGTGCATGGGGTGGGCTTGCTGTCACGGCGCTACAATGTACCGGTCTACCTCAGCCAAGGGACCTTGCGCGGCATGCGCAAGCCGGTGGAGGTGGCCGGTTTTCTTGCCTGTGGCGAAAGCCTGGCTATCGGCAACCTGCAAGTGACCGCGGCGCGGGTCGAGCACGACGCCTACGAACCGCTGCAATACGTGGTCAGCGACGGCCAGCGGCGCTTCGGCATGCTCACCGACCTAGGCTCGTACGACACGCTGCTGCTGCAACGTTACCAGGGCCTGGATGCATTGCTGATCGAGGCCAACCACTGCCGCGACCTGCTGGCACGCGGTCACTACCCGGCTTTTTTGAAGCGGCGGGTAGGTGGCATGCAGGGGCATTTGAACAATCACCAGGCCGCGCGCCTGGTGCACGAGTTGGGCTGGAGCAACCTGCAACACCTGGTGCTGGCCCACCTCAGTAGCAAGAACAACCTGCCACACTTGGCCCGCCAGTGCTTCGTCGACACCCTTGGGTGCGACCCGGACTGGCTCCAGGTGGCGAATCAAGAACACGGGCTCGACTGGCGCGAAATCGCCTAG
- the bamC gene encoding outer membrane protein assembly factor BamC: protein MKRLAGLSALALIISSTSGCGWLWGEDGYFRDRGSDYLQAHPTAPMQLPTDASNVKRLDPLLPIPRNVADDNATGEFEVPRPQPLTGGAAQVTDYSLQRSGSSRWVLAQHSPAEVWPVARQFFEDNGFRIAEERPQTGEFNTTWQRFDELSASLGQRLASTASSADSEVRVRVRMEPGVQRNTSEVYVVSVERPAGSTAEPDFPSTSSNTGADALLVDEMLASMNRSAEKGGSVSLLAARDFDAPSRVSLSEDGSGNPVLYLGADLDRAWSSVGRALEQGGEWRVEDINRSLGLYYINLSEKPEDKQNEPGFFGRMFGSEPTKEEREARAERYQVRLSKVGESVQVTVEKNINTVAPADVARRVLSAIQDHLG, encoded by the coding sequence ATGAAGCGACTGGCTGGTCTTTCCGCCCTTGCCCTGATCATCTCCAGCACCAGTGGGTGTGGCTGGCTGTGGGGCGAGGATGGCTATTTCCGCGACCGCGGCAGCGACTACCTGCAGGCGCACCCGACCGCGCCAATGCAGCTGCCGACGGACGCCAGCAATGTCAAGCGCCTGGACCCGCTATTGCCGATCCCGCGTAACGTCGCCGACGACAACGCCACTGGCGAGTTCGAGGTGCCGCGGCCGCAACCGTTGACCGGTGGCGCCGCGCAGGTTACCGACTACAGCCTGCAGCGCAGCGGCAGCAGCCGCTGGGTACTGGCCCAGCACTCGCCTGCCGAAGTGTGGCCGGTGGCTCGCCAGTTCTTCGAGGACAACGGCTTCCGTATCGCCGAAGAGCGCCCGCAGACCGGTGAGTTCAACACCACCTGGCAGCGTTTCGACGAGCTGTCGGCGTCCCTTGGCCAGCGCCTGGCCAGCACCGCCAGCAGCGCGGACAGCGAAGTGCGGGTGCGGGTGCGCATGGAGCCTGGCGTGCAGCGCAACACCTCCGAGGTGTACGTGGTCAGCGTCGAGCGCCCGGCCGGCAGCACCGCCGAGCCCGATTTCCCGTCCACCTCCAGCAACACCGGCGCCGATGCGCTGCTGGTCGACGAAATGCTGGCCAGCATGAACCGCAGCGCCGAGAAGGGCGGTTCGGTGTCGCTGCTGGCCGCGCGCGATTTCGACGCACCAAGCCGCGTCAGCCTGAGCGAAGACGGCAGCGGTAACCCGGTGCTGTACCTGGGTGCCGACCTGGACCGTGCCTGGTCTAGCGTAGGCCGCGCCCTGGAACAGGGTGGCGAGTGGCGCGTCGAGGACATCAACCGCAGCCTGGGCCTGTACTACATCAACCTGTCGGAAAAGCCTGAAGACAAGCAGAACGAGCCTGGCTTCTTTGGCCGTATGTTCGGTAGCGAGCCGACCAAGGAAGAACGTGAAGCCCGTGCCGAGCGTTATCAGGTACGCCTGAGCAAGGTGGGTGAGAGCGTGCAGGTCACGGTCGAGAAAAACATCAACACCGTGGCCCCGGCCGATGTCGCCCGCCGCGTGCTGAGCGCCATTCAGGACCACCTGGGCTAA